One Desmodus rotundus isolate HL8 chromosome 4, HLdesRot8A.1, whole genome shotgun sequence DNA segment encodes these proteins:
- the MUC7 gene encoding mucin-7, whose translation MKKLTFNFSLLALIACFLSSDGYGVHRGYHRPFQLSPFRLPQQPGRVIPSVIVHYRPGFISPFPHSLFRPLLNVPFPPPPPFRPRPIPPLPRPLIPIRQHQHLPVSPNSPFQKRPSPPIIPTDHSKCIPVPIIKTIPVATTTTPIPREPSTTPTTVTTSTEPTTKTATTTNSGKPTTTITTTTLTESPITPTTTSTEPPTTETTTTLTESPITPTTTSTEPPTTETTTTLTESPITPTTTSTEPPTTETTTTLTESTITPTTTMTEPPTTETTTTLTESTITPTTTMTEPPTTETTTTLTESTITPTTTSIEPPTTETTTTLTESTITPTTTSIEPPTTAATTTTSTEETTPAIDIILAEATSTTTTITSTEPTTATTTMKISTEPIITTTEATTSSTEPTILTTDLTATTPAATTTATSQINTTPPSTVLATTIQVTTPRQITSKKNIFQRLWGKLLSSFHRHK comes from the coding sequence TCCAGTGATGGCTACGGAGTTCACAGGGGATACCATAGACCTTTCCAGCTGTCACCATTCCGTCTACCCCAACAGCCAGGAAGGGTTATACCAAGCGTCATTGTTCACTATCGTCCAGGATTTATTTCACCGTTCCCTCATTCTCTTTTTCGCCCACTATTGAAtgttccttttcctccccctcctccctttcgACCACGGCCCATTCCACCTCTACCCCGTCCATTGATCCCTATCAGACAGCATCAACACCTTCCAGTCTCTCCAAATTCACCATTCCAAAAAAGACCCTCCCCTCCCATTATTCCTACAGATCATTCCAAATGTATACCTGTACCCATAATTAAAACAATCCCTGTAGCTACAACCACAACCCCTATCCCTAGAGAACCCAGCACCACTCCAACAACTGTCACCACTTCCACAGAACCCACCACCAAAACAGCAACCACTACCAATTCAGGAAAACCAACCACCACAATAACCACCACCACTCTTACAGAATCCCCCATAACACCAACAACCACATCGACAGAACCCCCTACAACAGAAACCACCACCACTCTTACAGAATCCCCCATAACACCAACAACCACATCGACAGAACCCCCTACAACAGAAACCACCACCACTCTTACAGAATCCCCCATAACACCAACAACCACATCGACAGAACCCCCTACAACAGAAACCACCACCACTCTTACAGAATCCACCATAACACCAACAACCACAATGACAGAACCCCCTACAACAGAAACCACCACCACTCTTACAGAATCCACCATAACACCAACAACCACAATGACAGAACCCCCTACAACAGAAACCACCACCACTCTTACAGAATCCACCATAACACCAACAACCACATCGATAGAACCCCCTACAACAGAAACCACCACCACTCTTACAGAATCCACCATAACACCAACAACCACATCGATAGAACCTCCTACAACAGCAGCAACCACCACCACTTCCACAGAAGAGACTACACCTGCAATCGACATCATTCTCGCAGAAGCCACCTCCACAACAACCACTATCACTTCTACAGAACCAACTACAGCAACCACCACCATGAAAATTTCCACGGAACCAATCATCACCACAACAGAAGCCACCACCTCCTCAACAGAACCTACCATTTTGACAACAGACCTCACTGCCACAACACCAGCAGCAACCACCACAGCTACTAGTCAAATTAACACAACCCCTCCCTCTACTGTACTGGCTACCACTATCCAGGTGACAACTCCCAGAcaaattacatcaaaaaagaatattttccagCGTCTTTGGGGAAAACTCCTTTCATCTTTCCATCGACacaaatga